In Bradyrhizobium sp. WBOS07, the genomic window CTGGCTGCGCTGGGGAAGGAGCTGATCCGGCGCGGCGGGGTGATGGGGTAGGGCGTTGGCTCCATGGCCGGCGCCTTCGATGCAGTCGTGACGATCTCTCGTACCCGTTGCCGTCCCGACAGTTCAATTCGGGCGAAATTGATTTTGGCTCACACCGATCTCAGGTGGAGTGCGACGACCGCCATCCCGACCGCGGGCACGAGCCGCGATAACGTTAGGGCCTTCTCTTAAACCGCCAATAACTTCTGGACTTCGGCGACGGTCGGAATGCGTCCGCTGCTGACCAGCTTTTCATTGACCACAAGACCCGGCGTGGACAACACGTCATAGGCCATGATGTCCTTCATTTCGGTGACCTTGACGAATTCGGCTGGAATGTTGGCGCGGCTGGCGGCTTCGCGCGCGACAGCTTCGAGTTTCTTGCAGTTGGCGCAGCCAGGGCCGAGGATCTTGACAATTATCATGCTCGTCTTCTCCTTCCATCGTGTGAACGTGCTACGCGGGAGCGGCCGCGCGCTGGCGCTGCCGTAGCCAGACCAGCGAGCCGCCTATTGCAGCCACGATGAACGTCAGCGTGAGAGCCAGTGGTGCCCAACCCATGCCGTCGACCCACGCGCCGTAGATCAGGCCTGCGGTGATGCTGAACAACGCCACGGCTCCCACATAGGCGGCGGTCTTGGCGCGGCCGATCACGACCGCCACCATCAACATGCTTTGAAGACTCAATTCGGGGTCGGCCATCAGGTAAGCCAGCAGCGGACCGCGGTGCATACCGAGATCGAGGAACATGCGTGCCACCGGCACTTCCACCAGAGTTGGAAAGTACATGAAGACGCCAAAGCCCACCCCCAGCGCATTGGCGAGCAGGGTGTTGCTGCCGGCAAGGCTCTCGATCCATTCCGGCTGAATGACCTGACGCACCATGCCGACCAGGAACACGCCCACCAGGAGCAGCGCAAAGATCTGCTTCACGAAGCGCCAGGACTCCCACAGCCACGACCGCCAATCATCGGCAGCCAGCTTGCGCGCGAAGTGCCACACCGCCCACATGCTGAGGGCAACCGCCAGCACGCGTCCCGTCAGTCCCACCTCCAGTCCGCCCGGCTCGGGCGTCAGGCGCGCGGCGGCCACCAGCAAGGTGGTGGCGGAGAGGCCAAGTGCCAGCCAGGTCCAGAGATTGGCGCCTTCGATGATGTTCTCCATCCCTTTCCACACGGTCGCGGCAATGAGCAACAGCAAGACAATCAGAACGGACCCGTGAAAGCCGACACCTTCCTCGCCTTTGCCAACGTCGAATGGCATCCATTGAAACAGCAAGGTCTGCCAGGCCTCGGCCCATGGCAGGGGCAGATGAACGGTCGCCATCGTGGCCGTGAACGGCCACAATTTGATGGTGCCGGCAATCAACACCGCGACAAGCGACAACAGCACGCCCAGTGCCGCCGGGGAAACGGCAGCCTGCTCGGCGAACAGGGCGTCGGTCTGGGCGTCATGGCCGACATCGTCGCGCCAGAACAGCAGTGCCATCAGCAGGCCGATTCCAATGCCGAACAACAGGCACATCACCACCCGGGCGACGGCAAACTCCAGTCCCAGTATGCTACCAGTGTAGGTCAACGCCATGATGTTGCCTGCAGGCGCAAAGAACAGGAAAGCGATTGCCGGTCCGATGCCCGCGCCTTTCCGATAGATGCCTGCAAACAACGGCACGATGGTGCAGGAGCACACGGCCAGCACGGAGCCGGCTGCGGCAGCCGCCGGGTAGGATACATAGGCCGGCGTGTTGCGTCCCAGCCAGCGCGTAATGCTGGCCTTGGGGATCAGCGCCACCATTGCCCCGGCGATGAAGAAGGCCGGCAACAAGCACAGCAGGACATGCGCCGCCAAATAGGAAGCGAGGCTGCCCGTGCCGCCGATGAGCAATTTGATCGCGAGTTCCATGATGGTGCCATCAGACCGGAACGCGCAAGCGCGGCATTGACCTGGGTCAACACAAACCGTCCCAGGGTGAATGCCGATTTCATGCCGGCGAATTGCTCAAGCCAGCGCTGTGGTCCGATTGCGCGGTCACCCCGCCTTGGCGATCCGCCCGTCTTCCGACCCCGCGCGCAGGTTCTGGAAGAATTTCTCCACCTCGCGCGACAGCGTGTCCGCGGTTTCGGCCACGCTGCCCGCCGCACTCAGCACCGAGGCGGCGGCCGTATCGGTCTCGCCGATGGCGTCGCGCAGCGAGGTGATGTTGGCGACCAGCGTCGCGTTGCCTTGCGCGGCGCTCTGCGCGTTGGACGAGATCTCGCGCGTGGCGGCGTCCTGCTGACCGACGGCGCCGGCGATCGCCGAGGTGACCTCGTTGATCTCGCGCACCGCGCCGCCGATCTCGCGGACGGCGTCGACCGCGTTGCGGGTCGAGGACTGGATCATCGCGACGTTCTCGCTGATCTCGGCGGTGGCCTTGGCGGTCTGGCCCGCGAGCGCCTTCACTTCATGGGCGACCACGGCAAAGCCGCGGCCGGCATCGCCGGCGCGCGCGGCCTCGATGGTGGCGTTGAGCGCCAGCAGGTTGGTCTGCTCGGCGATGGCCTGGATCAGATTGAGCACGCCGTCGATGCGCTGCGTGGCCGCGGCAAGGCTCTCGATCTCGGAGATCGACTTCTCGGTGCGCTGGCCGGTCTGCTCGACCGCGCCGGCGCTCTGCCGCACCTGGCGGCCGATCTCCACCACCGAGGCGGACAGCTCCTCGGCCGCGCCCGCCACTGCCGTGACGTTGTGGGCGGCCTGCGCGGTGGCGTTGGCCGCCGTGCCGGCGCGGCTGTTCGCATCCGCGGTGACGCGGGTGATGGTCTGCGCGGTCTGGCGCATGACGGAGGCGTTGTCGCTGAGGCCGCGCATGATCGCGCCGATCGCCTCGCGAAACTGCTCGAAGGAGCGTTCGATGTGGCGGGCGCGCTCCTCGCGGGCGGCGGAGTCCTGCGAGACCTGCGAGGCGAGGTTGCGGTTGCGGCGCATGGCTTCCTGAAAGACCTGGATCGCGCGGGCGAGCGCGCCGATCTCGTCGGCACGGTCGGAGTGCGGCACCACGACGTCCTCGGTGCCATCGGCGACCTGCTTGATCGTCGCGGTGATCGCGGCGAGCGGCCGGGCGATCGAGCGGGCGATGATGACGATGCCGATCACGACCAGGGCCAGCGCCACGCCGCCGAGGCAGGTCAGCACCAAGGACAATCCGTGGTTTGCCTCGGTCTGCTGCGCGATCTGCCTGGCGCGCTCGGCATAGACCTTGGACAGCGCCTCGAGATCCTTGTTCAGCGCCGAGCGCACGGCGCGGTTGGCGTCGTTGTCGCCCCATTCGCGCCCCGCGGCCGCATTGATCTCGACGCCGCGCCGCACCAGCTCCTTGCGGAACTCGACGAATTGCTCGATGCGCTTCTTGAAGGTGGCGAACTGCTCGGCATCGTCGTCCCTAACGATGGTCTCCCAGCGCTTCACGACGTCCAGGATCTGCGCGTTGAACTTGAGCAGGCCGTCGCCGTATTTCTTCACCACGGCGGGCTCGGTCGACATGTAGACGCCGCGCGATTCCATCACGACCGCATAGACCAGCGAGTTGACCCGCTCGACGTTCAGCGCGGCGGCGTTCGCCGTCTCGATCGCGTTGGTCAGCTCGGCGCTGCGGCGGCTGTTGTAGTCGGACAGCACGGCGATCGCCGCCGTGAGCAGCGCGAACAGCGCGAAGATCGCGTAGAGCTTGGTGGCAAGCGTGAAACGGCCCGCCAGCTTGGCGGCATTCCCAGATCGGTCTGATGTCATGGTACTCAGGGGGCCCGGAATGGCCTGAAACGGCCGGTGAACGAGGGCGTGCAGAATTGATGCAAAACTATGCAGGATGAAGATGGATGCCGCGTTAACACGTCGGTCGGCGCTGTTGGCCATTGGTCGAAGGAAAGCTAAGATATTTCAGTGTCTTGATCCGAAGATATAGTCTCCGGATCGTGCTGGACTCGGCCAGTGGCCGACGAACCCCGGAGAGGGCCTTGGTCTACCGCCACACCATCGACGCCACGACCCACACGTTCCCGGACCTGCGCGATCTCCTGGCCAAGGCGACCCCGCCGCGCTCCGGCGACCGGCTGGCCGGGATCGCCGCCGACAGCGCCGAGCAGATGATCGCGGCCCGGATGGCGCTAGCCGACGTCCCGCTCGCCCGATTCCTGCAGGAGGCGGTCATCCCCTATGAGGCCGACGAGGTCACCCGCCTCGTCATCGACAGCCACGACGCGACGGCGTTTGCGCCGGTGGCATCCCTGACGGTTGGGGCCTTCCGCGACTGGCTGCTGTCGGATGCCACAACGCCCGAGGCCCTGCGCAGGCTGGCGGGCGGCATCACGCCGGAGATGGCGGCCGC contains:
- a CDS encoding permease encodes the protein MELAIKLLIGGTGSLASYLAAHVLLCLLPAFFIAGAMVALIPKASITRWLGRNTPAYVSYPAAAAAGSVLAVCSCTIVPLFAGIYRKGAGIGPAIAFLFFAPAGNIMALTYTGSILGLEFAVARVVMCLLFGIGIGLLMALLFWRDDVGHDAQTDALFAEQAAVSPAALGVLLSLVAVLIAGTIKLWPFTATMATVHLPLPWAEAWQTLLFQWMPFDVGKGEEGVGFHGSVLIVLLLLIAATVWKGMENIIEGANLWTWLALGLSATTLLVAAARLTPEPGGLEVGLTGRVLAVALSMWAVWHFARKLAADDWRSWLWESWRFVKQIFALLLVGVFLVGMVRQVIQPEWIESLAGSNTLLANALGVGFGVFMYFPTLVEVPVARMFLDLGMHRGPLLAYLMADPELSLQSMLMVAVVIGRAKTAAYVGAVALFSITAGLIYGAWVDGMGWAPLALTLTFIVAAIGGSLVWLRQRQRAAAPA
- a CDS encoding thioredoxin family protein; translated protein: MIIVKILGPGCANCKKLEAVAREAASRANIPAEFVKVTEMKDIMAYDVLSTPGLVVNEKLVSSGRIPTVAEVQKLLAV
- a CDS encoding methyl-accepting chemotaxis protein, which produces MTSDRSGNAAKLAGRFTLATKLYAIFALFALLTAAIAVLSDYNSRRSAELTNAIETANAAALNVERVNSLVYAVVMESRGVYMSTEPAVVKKYGDGLLKFNAQILDVVKRWETIVRDDDAEQFATFKKRIEQFVEFRKELVRRGVEINAAAGREWGDNDANRAVRSALNKDLEALSKVYAERARQIAQQTEANHGLSLVLTCLGGVALALVVIGIVIIARSIARPLAAITATIKQVADGTEDVVVPHSDRADEIGALARAIQVFQEAMRRNRNLASQVSQDSAAREERARHIERSFEQFREAIGAIMRGLSDNASVMRQTAQTITRVTADANSRAGTAANATAQAAHNVTAVAGAAEELSASVVEIGRQVRQSAGAVEQTGQRTEKSISEIESLAAATQRIDGVLNLIQAIAEQTNLLALNATIEAARAGDAGRGFAVVAHEVKALAGQTAKATAEISENVAMIQSSTRNAVDAVREIGGAVREINEVTSAIAGAVGQQDAATREISSNAQSAAQGNATLVANITSLRDAIGETDTAAASVLSAAGSVAETADTLSREVEKFFQNLRAGSEDGRIAKAG